GATCTCTGAACGCCGCATCCGCTGCCGCGTTGTAAAACGTTGCCAGAGGGCACCTTCACCGATGGTGTATAGAAGCTGTACGATCAGATCTGAGAAAGTCGAAGAAATGGGCGCACGCATCCCCGCCACTCCCGAACCGACCGAAACGCACCACAACCAAAACAACCCTCTCCCACGCAGTTTGTGGGGGAGGGTAGCGAGCCTTGGCGAGCTGGGAGGGGGCGCGTTCCGGAGGTCGGCCCGCTTCGCCACATCCGAACGCTACTGCTGAGGCGGAGGCGTCTGCGTCGACGGAGTCTGAGCAGTCGGAGGCGGCTGCGCTGGCGATGTCGGCGGAGCCGAAGGCGGCGCCCCGTTCGGGAACGGACGGATGACCGTCGGCGGGGCGTTGGACGGCGGGGCCGGGGAGGGCGACGGCGGCGCGGTACTCGTACGGACGAGGCGGATGTGCGGCACGTCCACGAGTTGCGCGTCGCCCCCCGCGGGCACGGTGACGGGGACGGACGCGGGCTGGGCGGCCACGCGCAGCGCCCGCAGCGACGACTCGGCCACGCGCACGTCGTACTGCCCGGGGCGGATGCGGCCCACGTAGAACTCGCCGTCGCTGAACGTGGGCGTGCGCACCACCGCGCCGGTCGTGCGGTCCACGATCTCCACCGTCAGCCCGCCCGCGGTGGCGACGCCGCTGCCGGGCACCAGCGCGCCCGCCATCTCCCGCGTCTGCGTCAGCGCGAAGTCGGCCTGCGTGTACATGTGCGGCGACGGGCGCAGCAGCAGGTCGTACCGCGCGGGCGTCCACGACGGGTCGGCCAGCGTGGTCGTGTCCAGGCGGATGGGCAGGATCTCGTACGGCAGCACCGACCACGTCGAGTAGCGCCCGGCCGAGTCGGTGCGAACCCGCAGCCCGCCGACGCCCACGTACGCACCCTTTACCGTCTCCTCGCCGGGCCCCAGCACGCCGTCGCCGTCCGTGTCGTGGAAGACGCGTCCCGTCACGCCCGCCAGCCCCAGCCCGCCGTACGCCAGCGGCCGTACGCCCGTGCCCTGCCCGAACGTCACCACGCCGTCCATCGCCACGCTCGTCTGCGCGGCCAGCGGCGCCTGCCGCGTGACCCGCGCCTGCACGCGCCCGAAGCCCAGCCGCCGCGTGGCCCCCAGCAGCAGCGACGGCCCGTCCGCGCCCTCGTTGAAGCGCGCCGTGGCGGTGATGATGGTGTTCGTGGGCTGCACCGCGGTCGTCACCTCCCACCGCCGCAGCCCGCCCGCGCCCACGCCGGCGGAGGCGGAGAGCGACGGCGTGTGCAGCCACAGCGGCACGCCGTGGGTGATGGGAAGCGTGGCCCGCGCCAGGAAGAGCGGGTCCTGGCCGCTGGTGCGCTCGTAGCCCGTCTCCAGCAGCAGCTGCCGGAGCGAGCTGGCCAGCGACAGGTTCACCCGGTCGGGCGCGCCCTGCACCCGGCCGTCCACGCGCGCGCCCAGGTCGAACGCGCGGGTGAAGGCGTGCTCGCCCAGCCGCACCCGCAGCGACGCGTCCGCATGCCAGCGCGTGCCGAACCCCGGCAGCAGCGAGAAGCCGCCGGACGAGATCACGGGCGCCTGGTCGCGCCCCGGCCACGTGATGCCGCCGCTCAGCGCGCCGGACAGCAGCCCCGTGCTGAAGTTCTGGATGGAGCCCTGCACGAACGAGCGGTACATCCCCTGGACCTCCACGAACCAGCTCCGCGCGGGGACGATGCTGGCGCCGCCGTACGGCTGCACCTCCACCATCGAGTCCTGCACCACGTCCGCCCCCGCGAACGCGGTGACCCACTGCGTGAAGCCGTGCCGCAGGTCCGCGTACGAGAACGTGCGGCACTCGCGCCGCGTGGGGCACAGCCCGGTCCCGGCGGAATATTGCCACCGCCCGGCGGGGATCTGGAGGACGGGGATGAGGTAGACGACGTCGGACGTGATGCGCTCGCCGGCCGGGCCGTACAGGCGCACCTGTACCGGCGTGCTGCCGTACTGGAGCGGCACGTTGACCGCGCCGGGCGAGCCCGCGGGCGAGTACCCCAGCAGCCGCCCGTCCTGGTAGATCTCGTACTCCCAGCCCGCGGGGAGATGCGGGCGGAACGCGGCCTCGCCGAAGAGCGGGTCGCGGGCGAACGGCGCGTTGGTGAGCGTCACGCCGCGGATGGACCGCGCCCGCAGCCCGTCGGTGACGATGTCGCCCACCTGCACCTGCCGCAGCCAGCGGCCTTCGGGGAAGACGCGCTGGTAGCTAGCCGTCAGGTCGCCCACGCCCGAGGAGCCGCCTTCCTGCGGGCCGCGCACGGTCGCCCCGAGTCGAGCGAGGCCGCCCGCGATCCCCAGCCCCAGCCGCCCGTATGCGGTCGCGGGGATCGTCGTAGTCGGCTGGCCGCCGGAGACGCCCCACTCGAGCACTCCGCCGCCCGTGCGCGCCACGAACGGCACGTGCGGCGCGGCCGAGTCGCCGCGGGCGCCGCCCAGGGCCCGCGCGCGCTGCTCGGAGATGGAGAGGCGCTCCTGCGCCGGGAAGGGCGGCTCGCGCGAGAGCGTGATCGCCAGGTCGGCCTGGCTCACGTCCACCTTCGCCTCCAGGAACTCCGCCACGCGCCCCGTCTCCAGGTACACGTCGCCCAGCGCGGCCAGCACCTCGTCCGGCGCCAGATGCGACGTTCGCGACGTGACGAGCGTCCGCGCGGCCACGTCCAGCACCGCCGTGCCCACGCCGCGCGGGCGGGCGACCGAGGTGCGCGCGCTGTCCGGCGCCAGGTGGAACGGCGCGCCCACCAGCTCCAGCACGGGGCGGAGCGGGACGAGGACCTTGCCGTTGGGAGTGACCAGGACGGAGACGCTGACCGGGGCCAGGCCGGAGATGCCCAGCTCGTAGATCCCCTGGTCGTAGCCGGCGGGGATCTCCTGCGCACGGACGCCCCGCGCCGGGGCGAGCAGCGCGAGGAAGGGGAGGAGGCGGAGGATGAGGCGAGACGCGCGCCCGGGCCGGGGCGGCACCGTCAGTTGACGACCAGGTTCACCGTGACGGTGCCGGTGTACGTGCCCGCCGGCTGCGTGGCCGCCGGCGACACCGTGCCGCCGATGTAGACGGAGAAGTCGGTGAAGGTGTAGCGGGGGCGGCCGGGCTTGGAGCGGTCCGGCGTGTCGGTGAAGCTGCCCGTGGTGGGGTTCCACGTGTGCAGCGTGGTGGGGTCGCACACGTCGGCGGTGGTGATCTCGCAGTTCGCGGCAAAGTTGCCGTTGAACGAGATGGGCAGCGCCTGGTTGCTGGCGTTCCGCAGGTCCGCCGGCAGCGTGAAGCTGATGACGATGGAGCGCTTGTTCTTCATCCCCGAAACGCGCAGCTCGCCGCCGGCCGCGGCGGTGGGCAGCACGGTGCGCGCCGTGCCCGGCACCAGCGTGCCGAACTGGAGCGGGCGCATGCCGGTGGCCGTGAGCGGCGGGAAGAGGATGGTCAGCGACTCGTTGATGGCCGCCGTGCGCGTCAGCTGCGCGCCAGCACGCGTGGCCGCCCCGGAGAGGGCGGCCATCAGCAGTGCGGCGAGGGCGAGCGCGCGGCGCGTCATCCGTCTATCTCACCTGTACGGTTCCGGTGACGGGGGCGACCCGGAGCGGGCCGGTGGGCGGCAGGTCTGGCCGCTCGGTGTCCACCGTGTACTGCACCGACCAGCCGGTGCGGGCGGCGCCGGCGGGCAGGGGGATGACGAAGCGCCGGCGAAGGCTGCGGTACAGCGCGACCGCGTCCTCCGCCTCGCCCGCCACGCGCCCGTCCGCGCCCACGAGGCGCGCCTGCACGTGGCCCAGGAAGGCGGCGTTGCCCTGCCGCTCCAGGTCCACCGTGAACTGCACCGCGTTGTCCGCCACCTGCGCCGTCGCTGCGCGGACGGCGACGCCGGTCTGCACGGCGCCCTTGCGGTAGAGGACGGCCGTGGCGACCTGCGTCTCCACGCTCAGCGCCACCTGCACGTTGCCCTGCCGCTGCTCGATGGGCGGCTGCCCGCCGCGCGAGCGCACCACCACGCGGCCCCAGTACTCGCCGTCCGCCAGGCCACCGGGCGCCTGCACCATCACCCGCAGCGTCTGGCGCTGGCCGGGCTGCAGTTGCATGCGCCGCGGGAAGGCGCGCAGGAACGGGACGATGGACGGCTCGCCCGCCGGCGCGCTGTCCGCCAACTGCACCGTGAGCACCCCGTTCGCGTCCGATGCGGGGTAGCCGAAGGCGAACGCGATCTCCACCTCTTCCGCCGCCGTGCCGCCGTTGTACAGCGTGAGCGTGGTGGTGGGCGAGCGCGAGTCGATGAACAGCGCCGTGGGGCTCACCGTGACGGCCGCGGCGCGCGCGGAGGCGCCGAAGCAGAGGGCGAGCGCGATGCCCAGGATGCGGGCGATGGTGGTGCGGGTGCGGCTGGGGTTCAAGCTCTGTCTCCTGCGCTTCGTTCTCGGCCGCGGCGGGTGATGCCGCGCCCGTGGGGTGCTTCAGGTGCCCGTGTTCACCACGAGCAGGACCAGCGTGGTGGTGTACGTGCCCGCCTGCTGGTTGGCCGCTGGAAGAGCCGTGCCGCCCAGCAGCAGGCGCGTGGGCCCGGCGGCCGGGTCCAGCCGCACGCGGATCAGCTCCAGCGGGTTCACCGGCACCGGGGCCGACGAGGCGCTGTACAGCACCGCCGCGTCGTGCGGCCCGAAGCGGAGAGGGATGGTGGCCCCGCCCGGCGCCGTCATGGCCCGCGGCAGTTGGATCGACACGTCCAGCACGCCGCTGCCCGTGAGCAGGATCTCGGCCCGGCGGGCGGCGTCGCCCACCGCGATCTGCTCGGGGATGCCCGGCAGCATGGGCCCGAAGAGCAGCCCCTGCACCGGGACGGCCTCCATCGACGCCGAAGCGGGGGCCTGGGCAGTTGCCCCGCCCCCGCTCGCCCCCCATCCGAAGAGGAGGAGCAGGCCCGACGTGATCGTGCGCTGCATCCTCCCTCGTACCCTGCTGCCCGGCGTTGTTTCCGCCTGAGTTGGCGGTCGCGGTGATGCGGATCACGCCGTTGTACGTGCCGGGAACCGTGTTGGTCTGCGCGGCCGTGAGCGAGCCGTTGAAGATCACGTACTCGGTGCTGGTGCCGGTGGGCGCGGCCTGCGTGAGGACGGCCGTAGTGCCGGTGGCCGGCGCGCACGAGGTGAAGGCGGTCACGACCGCCGCGTTCGTCGGGCCCACGCCGCAGGTGAACGCCGGCTGCAGGGTGCCGCCGGCCGCGCTGGTCAGCTTGCCGGTGTTGGCGGCGTCCGGCAGCGTGAAGATCACGCCCACGTTGCGGTCGAAGCGGATGTAGCCGCTCGCGGTGGACGCGGTGCCGGGCGTGATCGCGCCGAAGTCCAGGTCCGACGACGTGCCGAAGGCGAACACCGTGCTGATGGTGGCGGTCGACTGGATCGAGCCGGTGACCTGCGCCGAGGCGAGGGTCGGGGCGGCGAGCAGGGCGGCGCCGAACACGGCGGTCAGGGCGAGCTTCTTCATCTGTGTACTCCTCGGGAGGGCGGTGGTGCTGCTGGAGCGGGCCGGGGGATTCCGCACGGCCTCGACGCTGCCTGGCGTCGAAGCGACGTCGGCTGGCATGGGATAGGGCAACCGGCGTGCCCGAACGCAATCTGCCGTAAGCGATTGCTACTGTGTCGTTTAGATCAATGGCCGGTCGGTGCGGAGCACGTCCGTGTTCCCGTTCGGGAACCGATGCTGTTCCCCGGCGGGAACCCACGCCTCCACGCGATCTGCGGAAGCGCCGGTTCGACCGAGGACGGGCCGACGGTGGAGCAGCGGGCGGCTGCATCCTCACTTCCGGAAATCCGGATCGGAGCTACGGATTCGGCAGATGCGGGATGGTCATCCGTGGAGAGGGTGTTCCCGAATGGGCGCGGGCTCTTCGGCGCGAGCGCATCTCACGTCATGGTCTTCCGCCTATCTCCCGAAATTCTGCCTATCTCCCGAAACGGGGACGGCAGATGAACAGCCGCGCCATTCATCTGCCGTCCTTCCCTTCGTTCCACCGTCGTTCGACCTTCGCGCTGTCGCTCGGGTCGCGTCAGCGGGTCTCGACCAGGCCTTCGACGAAGAGGGCGTTCTCGTCCTGCGTGTTGTAGAAGTGCGGGGAGACGCGCACGTAGTCGCCGCGGAAGTCCACGATCACGCCGCGCTCGGCCAGGCGGCGGACCGCGCCGGCAGCGTCCGGGTGCCGCACCATGACGATGCCCGAGCGCCGCGCCGGGTCGGCCGCGCCGCGAATCTGGAAGCCCTCGGCCCCGATCCGCGCGATCACGTCTTCCCGCAACGCCGCGATGCGCTCGAAGACGGCTGCGTGCCCCGCCTCGGCGAAGATCTCCAGGCCGGCGAGCGCGGTGTAGACGGTGGGCATGGCGGGCGTGCCCATGCTGAACCGCCCCGCATCTTCCCGGAACTCCAGCTCGTCCACGCGGAACTGGAACTGGTCGCGCGCCCCGAACCACGACGCGATGGTCGGCCGCAGCTCCGCGATGCGCTCCTGCCTGACCCACAGGAACGCCAGGCCGGGGCCGCCCAGCAGCCACTTCAGCGGCCCGCCCACGTACACGTCCGCCCCGCTCGCGCGCGGATCGACCGGAATCTGCCCCGCGGCCTGGTAGCCGTCGACGAGGAAGAGCGCGCCGGCCGCGTGCGCCGCGTCGGCGATGGGCTTCAGGTCCTGCACGTAGCCCGTGCTGTAGAAGACGTGGCTGGTGGCCACGATGGCCGTGCGCTCGTCGATGTACTCCGCCCACCGCTCGGCGGGGATGCCGATGCCGTCGTCGCTGGGCACGCGCACCACCTCCACGTCCGGCCGCGCGAGCCACTGGTAGACCAGGGTGGGGAAGTCCAGGTCCGCCACCACCACGCGGTTGCGCTTCGTGTAGTCGACCGACGACGCGATGGACGACAGCGCGGCCGACACGCTGGGTGACAGCCCGATCTCCATGTCGCGCGCGTTCCACAGCGCCGCCACCCGCCCGCGCAGCTCGGCGATGCGGCCCATCCACAGCTCGTACCAGGCGGATGCGCCCATGGTGTTCCACAGCCGCTGGTACTCGCCCAGGTAGCCCATGCCGCGGTTGCTCAGCGCCCCCAGCGAGCACGAGTTGAGGTACGTGTGCGTGCCCAGGATGGGGAACTCGGAGCGCCAGCGCTCCAGCTCCGCGTGCGGGATGGTGCTCATTCTGCGGACTCGGTGTTGAGCGTGGGTGCGGTGCCGGCGTTCAGCTGGTCCAGCGTGTCCACGGCGCGGCGCAGGTGCGGGATCACGATGGAGCCGCCCACCACCAGGCCCACCGAGAACGCCTCGAAGAACTCCTCGTCGGTCACGCCCTCTTCCTTGCACCGGACGATGTGGTACGTCACGCAGTCGTCGCAGCGCAGCACCATGGAGGCGACCAGGCCCAGCAGCTCCTTCGTCTTCACCGGCAGCGCGCCCTCTTCGTACGTGCGCGTGTCGAGCGCGAAGAAGCGCTTGATCTCCAGGTTGCCCGCTTCCAGGATGCGCTCGTTCATCCGCTCGCGGAAAAGGCGGAACTCGGAGAGTGTTTCGGACATCGCGTCGGCTCGGAAAGTTCGGGGCTTCGGGGGTGCTCAGGGTCTCACGCGGAGACGCGGAGAACGCGGAGAACAGCAGGAGGAGTTCATCCGGACCCCTGCTGGTTCACGCGGAGCAGTGAACGGGATGACGGCTCGTGGGCATTGACGATGCGACGGAGACCTTCTTTCATGGTCGGCGCGCCGAAGTTCACCAGCAGGCCAACCCTCATCCCTAGAAGGCGCAGATAAGTGAGGACCTGCTTCCCGTGAACGGGCGTCAGCTTCTCGACCGACTTCAGCTCCACGACGACGCGGCCTTCCACTAGCAGGTCGACGCGAAATCCTTCCTCGAACCGGATTCCCTCGAACTCGAACGATACCGGCTTCTGCCGCTCGGCTTGGAGACCCCTACGCTCCAGCATGCGGGCCAGCACAGCTTCGTATACGGACTCCAGCAGCCCCGGCCCGAGGTCGGTGTGGAGGTGATACGCCGCGTCTACGATCTGCTGGGTGATCTCGTCGATGTCGCGCATTCCGGCGCCTGGAATTGGGACGAAGTAGCGGTCTGCGCTCCCCTCCTGCCGTTCTCCGCGGCTCCGCGTCTCCGCGTGAGGCCCTGAACGTACGGCCCGCGACACCGCAGCCGAAAGAGGCGGGCACGCGGAAAACCGGCGGGTGTAGCAACGCGCATGACCCGCACAGCCCTGCCCATCCTGCCCTCAGCGCCTGCGCCCCTCATCGTAGCCGCACACCCGGCGAGCCCGGCTGCGGATCTCGCCGCTGTCTCCGCGCGCATCCGTGAGCGTGCGCGCGAGCTGGGCTTCTCCGCGGCGGGGATCGCGCCCGTGGGTCCCAGCGCGCACGGGGAGGCGTACGACCGCTGGCTGCGCGAGGGGATGAACGGCGAGATGGCCTACCTCGCGCGCGAGGATGCCGTCGCCAAGCGCCACGATCCCGGCGTGCTGGTCCCCGGCGCCCGGTCCGCCATCGTCCTCGCAACGAACTACTACTCGCCGGATGCGGACTCGGACACGCCCGCATCCGCCGATCCGTCTCGCGCCGTCTTCGCCCGTTACGCCCGCAACGACGACTACCACGACCTGCTGAAGAACCGGCTGGTCGCGTTCCAGGACTGGATCAACGCCGAGGTGCTTCCTGTGAGCGGTCGCGCGTACGTGGACACCGGCGCGCTGTTCGAGCGCGAGCTGGCGTCGCGGGCGGGGCTGGGCTGGTTCGGCCGCAACACGATGTTGATCCAGCCGCGGCGGGGATCGTACCACTTTCTCGGCACCATCCTGCTGGACGTGGAGCTGGACTACGACGCGCCCTTTGCCGCCGACCACTGCGGCACGTGCAGCCGGTGTCTCACCGCGTGCCCCACCGGCGCCCTCCTGGGCCGCGACGAAACGGGTGCGCCGCGGATGGATGCCCGCCGCTGCATCAGCTACCTCACCATCGAGCTGCGCGGCCCCATCCCCCGCGACCTCCGCCCGCTCATGGGCAACCGCATCTACGGCTGCGACATCTGCCAAGAAGTCTGCCCCTGGAACTCCTTCGCCGAGCCGACGGAGGAAGCATCGTTCATCCCCCGCTCCGGCGTGGACGGCGCGACGCTGATCGAACTGATGCGGATGACGCAGGAGGAGTTCAGCCGCCGATTCAAGAATTCGCCCGTGAAGCGGACGAAGCGGCGTGGGCTGCTGCGCAACGTAGCAGTCGCTCTCGCCAACTGGGGCTCTGCGGAGGCGGTGCCGGCGCTCGTCGGCGGGCTGAACGACGCCGAGCCACTGGTGCGGGGGCATGCGGCGTGGGCTCTAGGGCGCATCGGTGGCGAGACGGCGCGGGAGGCGTTGCGTGCCCGCTTGGCTGTCGAGGACGATGCGGGGGTCGTCTCGGAGATCACGTCGTCGCTCGAGAGCTGACGGCCGACCGGGAAGTACCGTGGCGCATCCGGCGCCGTACGGAGCGTGACCACAGCGGTCGTATGGTTGGCGCGCCGCATCCCCTCGATCAGCTCTACGACGATCAGCACGTCGAGCACCCACCAATCCAGCAACACACGTCGCTCCTCCAGGCCCACCTGC
This genomic interval from Longimicrobiaceae bacterium contains the following:
- a CDS encoding DUF4402 domain-containing protein translates to MTRRALALAALLMAALSGAATRAGAQLTRTAAINESLTILFPPLTATGMRPLQFGTLVPGTARTVLPTAAAGGELRVSGMKNKRSIVISFTLPADLRNASNQALPISFNGNFAANCEITTADVCDPTTLHTWNPTTGSFTDTPDRSKPGRPRYTFTDFSVYIGGTVSPAATQPAGTYTGTVTVNLVVN
- a CDS encoding aminotransferase class V-fold PLP-dependent enzyme; translated protein: MSTIPHAELERWRSEFPILGTHTYLNSCSLGALSNRGMGYLGEYQRLWNTMGASAWYELWMGRIAELRGRVAALWNARDMEIGLSPSVSAALSSIASSVDYTKRNRVVVADLDFPTLVYQWLARPDVEVVRVPSDDGIGIPAERWAEYIDERTAIVATSHVFYSTGYVQDLKPIADAAHAAGALFLVDGYQAAGQIPVDPRASGADVYVGGPLKWLLGGPGLAFLWVRQERIAELRPTIASWFGARDQFQFRVDELEFREDAGRFSMGTPAMPTVYTALAGLEIFAEAGHAAVFERIAALREDVIARIGAEGFQIRGAADPARRSGIVMVRHPDAAGAVRRLAERGVIVDFRGDYVRVSPHFYNTQDENALFVEGLVETR
- a CDS encoding carboxymuconolactone decarboxylase family protein, with translation MSETLSEFRLFRERMNERILEAGNLEIKRFFALDTRTYEEGALPVKTKELLGLVASMVLRCDDCVTYHIVRCKEEGVTDEEFFEAFSVGLVVGGSIVIPHLRRAVDTLDQLNAGTAPTLNTESAE
- a CDS encoding GxxExxY protein; this translates as MRDIDEITQQIVDAAYHLHTDLGPGLLESVYEAVLARMLERRGLQAERQKPVSFEFEGIRFEEGFRVDLLVEGRVVVELKSVEKLTPVHGKQVLTYLRLLGMRVGLLVNFGAPTMKEGLRRIVNAHEPSSRSLLRVNQQGSG
- the queG gene encoding tRNA epoxyqueuosine(34) reductase QueG produces the protein MTRTALPILPSAPAPLIVAAHPASPAADLAAVSARIRERARELGFSAAGIAPVGPSAHGEAYDRWLREGMNGEMAYLAREDAVAKRHDPGVLVPGARSAIVLATNYYSPDADSDTPASADPSRAVFARYARNDDYHDLLKNRLVAFQDWINAEVLPVSGRAYVDTGALFERELASRAGLGWFGRNTMLIQPRRGSYHFLGTILLDVELDYDAPFAADHCGTCSRCLTACPTGALLGRDETGAPRMDARRCISYLTIELRGPIPRDLRPLMGNRIYGCDICQEVCPWNSFAEPTEEASFIPRSGVDGATLIELMRMTQEEFSRRFKNSPVKRTKRRGLLRNVAVALANWGSAEAVPALVGGLNDAEPLVRGHAAWALGRIGGETAREALRARLAVEDDAGVVSEITSSLES